Below is a window of uncultured Cohaesibacter sp. DNA.
AACATCTGGGCCGACGCCTTGTGCGCACCGAATATGACGGCAGCCTGACCGTGCTCGCGGATAATTATCAGGGCAAGAAGCTCAATTCTCCAAATGATGTGATTGTTGATTCCAAGGGGATCATCTGGTTCTCCGACCCTTCATATGGCATCGACTGGGAATATGAGGGTGCCAAGCGGGACCACGAAATCGGCTCCAACAATGTCTACCGGCTGGATCCGACAGATGGAAAACTCGAGCCAGTGGCGACCGATTTCATACAGCCCAATGGTCTGGCTTTCTCACCCGATGAGACAATCCTCTATATCGCCGATACCGGCTCCACCCATGTGGATGGAGGACCGGCCCATATCCGCAAATTCAGGGTTGAAGGCTCAAGGCTGACTGGCGGCGAGATATTCGCGACCTGCACCGCGGGCCTGTTTGACGGCTTCCGCGTCGATTGCCATGGCAATATCTGGTCAAGCTCGGCTGAAGGCGTTCATTGCCTGTCACCAGACGGCACCCTGATCGGCAAGATCAAGGTGCCGGAGGTGGTTTCAAATGTCTGCTTCGGCGGACCAAAACGCAATCGGCTGTTTATCTGTGGGACGACAAGCCTTTACGCAACCTTCCTCAATACCAAGGGCGCCACGATCTGAACCACCATGCGTTCACGTCTGTTCCGGACACTAGGAGACATTCAATGTCATTGTCTAAAAAGAATCACACTACAAAAAAAATCATGAACAAGCCCGAGGTCATCATACCGGAAATGATCGAGGGTATGCTCCTGGCGCATCCGGATCTGCTTAAGCTGGAAGGAAAAACGGGCAGGGCAGTGGTTGCAGTTGACGGTCCCCGCGACGGCAAGGTCGGCATCGTGGTTGGTGGCGGTTCCGGGCATGAACCGGCATTCGCAGGTTATGTGGGGCGAGGCCTTGCCGACGCAGCCGCTGTGGGCAATGTGTTTGCCTCGCCGTCACCGGAACATATCAAGGAAGCTGCCATGGCAGCAGACGGAGGTGCCGGAATTGTCTTTCTCTACGGCAACTACACCGGCGATGTCCTCAATTTCGACATGGCAGCAGAAGAATGCGCAGAAATCGGCATCGATGTGCGTTCGGTCGCCGTTACCGATGATGTCGCCTCAGCCCCCAGAGACAAGAAAGCTGAGCGGCGCGGCATTGCCGGCGATTTCTTCGTGTTCAAGATCGCCGGTGCCGCCGCCGATCAGGGTCGTTCCCTGCAAGAGGTTGCGGATGCCGCAAGGCATGCCAATGCTTCAACATTCTCCATGGGAGTAGCGCTGTCGGCCTGTTCCATGCCGCAGACCTTGCATCCCAATTTCGAGATCGGGCCAGACGAGATGGAAATCGGGATGGGTGTTCATGGCGAGCCGGGCATGCGGCGCGCCAAGATCGAAACCGCAGAGGAAATCACGGATGAGTTGATGGGGCTCATCCTTGATGAAATGGCCCCCGAAGAGGGCGAAGAGCTTGCGGTCCTTGTCAACGGTCTTGGCGCGACGGGCCTGATGGAATTGTATCTCATTCACCGCCGAGTGGCTCAGATCCTGTCAGGCAAGAAGATCAGGATCCACCATTCATGGGTCGGAGAATATTGCACCTCCATGGAAATGGCTGGCGCTTCCGTTACCCTCATCAAACTTGATGAAGATCTCAAATCATTGCTCGATCATCCCTGCCACACACCGGCGCTGACGGTTGGCGGCACACCTCAGCCGATAATCGGCGCCACGCGAACGACACGTGACTATCAGGATGCCAGCCGAATTGATGCAATCGACCGTACCAAACTCAAAACCGATGGCATAGTGACGCCAGAAGGTTTCAGAGTGATGATGAAAGCGGCCGGAGCGGCGATTGCCCGCGAAAAAGACAGACTGAGCGAACTGGATGGCGTCATCGGCGATGGAGATCATGGCGTGACCATGGATATCGGTTGGAGCGCGGTTCTGGAAGTGCTGGTTTCAGCGCCGAAAGAGGATACCATTTCGCAAATATGCACCAAATCCGCCAAGGCTTTTCTGGATGCAGTTGGCGCGTCGTCGGGGCCTCTTTACGCTGGCGCATTCAACAGCGCTGGCAAGGCCGTTGCCGATAGGCTCAATCTTGATGCCCCATCTCTGGCAGCATGGGTCGAGGGAATGCTCAAGGGCATTCTGGGCCGCGGAGGAGCCAGTGCAGGCGACAAAACCATGATCGATGCATGGACACCGGCGGCAGAAACGGCCCTGAAGGCCGCAAAGGAAGGTTCCAATGAGTATGAGGTTCTGGAAGCGGCAAGCCTGGGAGCCCGGAACGGAGCCGACGCCACCCGCGACATGGAAAGTCGACGCGGACGCTCCAAGAAACTCGGTGCCCGTTCGGTTGGTCATATCGACCCCGGAGCAGAATCAACCCACGTCATGCTCAAGGCCATGCATGAAGCACTGACCAGCCTCAAGCCTTGAAACACCCGAAATTGAAGATTGGCAAAGGAGATTGGACCAGCTCTGATCTCCTTTCTTCATGGCAGCAACACAGCCTTTCTCTCAACTATAGCCAATCACCATTCCTGAAATTTTCAGCAAAAATTGCTAAACCAATTACCATATCCAAAAGAGAGAGAATTATCCTATATAGACCACCCGCATTGCTTGATATTTCTCACAATGTTAAATATGCTAATTTAGAAATGTTTAACATATCAAGAGGCGGCCGGTGCTCAAATTTCATGACACGAATTTAGAGTTCGATTTCGACAGACATGTCAAAAACTTAAAAAAACGAGTTCAAGACAGGGCCATATCTGACGCTGCATTATACTCCGTAGTTTTCCCTAATAAAACTGTTCATATATTTTATTTTCTGGAAGATAACCAACTCTGCGGCATGCCAGAGATCCATTCCTTTGAAAGCGTCACCTCCGATATCTTTGAAGGCAACTATTTCCATCACATCACTGTATCTCCCAACAAGCAGGGCGGGAAAAAGGACGAGGAAAACAGCTTCGAGGACGGCGATATTTATGTGGCATTGCCATTTGCCGAGAATCCCAATTTCAACGCTTGTGTCAAAGGCCCCAAGAGGCGTCTACACAATTACGTCTACCATCGGTTTCCGGAATTTTACGATTCCAGACGGCAAAAATTCTTCGACGAACAAGCCATAACGCTCAAGAAGCGTGAAACTCATGGAAAAATTGAAAAGCAAGTCAGCATTTTCAATCCCATGGCCTATATGGGAGGCCAGATCAAGAATGCCAAAAGCATCGCGCAGCAGCTAAATCCGGAAGGCCGCCCCGTCGCAGTTATCGGCATGCACTGGCTAGACACTGGTGGCGCGGAGTCCTGTGCGCTGGAAGCTCTGGAAGCTGCACATGAGGCCGGTTTCCTAACGATTTGCATAACAGACCGTCGCGGCAAGGAAATCCTTTACAACAGGGCGGACAAGGCATCTGACTATATATTCCAGTTGGATTCTACTTTACCTGACAATTTGTGGCGACAGTTCTACAGCAATCTTCTGTATCTTCTGGACGTGAAGATCCTGCATATTCATCACTGCGCCAGCATGTTTGAGAATTTGCCATTGATTAAGGCAATATCGCCAAAGACAAAGGTGATATCGTCAACTCATATCATCGAATTCCAGGATAGCGGCTACTGTCGCATCAGCGGTGTTTACGCCAACTATATCGATATTCAGCATGTCATCAGCAAGGAGTTGAGTGCCTATTATGCTGAAGAATTTCAGGTCACAAAAGACAAGATCGATTTATCCTATTTGGTGCATGGTGAGAGCAGGATCGAAGAACCGCACCCCAAGCCTCACAAAGCGCTGAGAGAAAAGTGCCGTCTGCTATTCGTCGGTCGCATGGCCCAGCAAAAGCGACCCTATCTCATCGCCAATATCGCGCAGAAGCTGATGAAGGAAAAACTCGACTTCTCAATCACCATGGTAGGTGGAGGAGACATGCTTGAGTTGACCCAAAAGCATGCAGAAAATCTGGGGGTTGATCACCTCATCGATTTCAGAGGCAATCTTGATCATCAGGCCGTCAAGGAACAGATGAACAATCATCACATCTTGCTTTTACCGTCACAGAATGAAGGGCTCGCGCTCGTCTGCTATGAAGCAACAATGGCGGGAGTTGTAGCAATATCCTGCGATGTAGGATCGCAGAATGAATTGATTTCAGAGGAGTTGCTTGTCTCTCGCCACACATATTCCTGCATCAAGGAAACGGCAAATGCCGTAAAACGCCTAGCAAGCGACGAAAGCTTCTATACCGCCGCATTTTCCGAACAAGTCAAAAAGTTCAACATAATTGCCGGTTCTAAAAATTATGATCAATTTTTGCGCGAGCAGTATAAGTAACAGGATCCAGGATGAAGAATTTCCGAATTGCGGCCGTCGTCGTTACATTCAATCGAATTGACAAGCTAAAAATTGTTTTAGAGAAAATATTGGCACAAACCCTGCCGGTCGAAACGATCGTCGTCGTCGACAATGCATCAACAGATGGCACCGACCAGTATTTGACGGAACTTTCATCGCAAAATGAAAAAGTCAAACATCTCAGACTTGAGAAGAATCTGGGAGGAGCAGGCGGCTTCAACAAGGGCATGAAACTGGCCTATGAGATCGGCAGCGACTATATCTGGATCATGGATGACGACTGTTATGCATATGATGATGCGTTGGAACGTCTGGTCGACGGCTGGACCCATCTGTATAAGCTCTCAGGTCATATGCCCGGTTTTGCCTGTTCGCTCGTCAAGTGGCATGACACGATTTGCGAAATGAATGTTCCGGAAACCGTATGGGACTGGCCGCGCTTCTTCTCACACGAAAATCAGCCCTATGCGCTGGTTAAGCACTGTTCCTTTGTTTCGGTTCTGGTTCATAGAAAGCGCGTCTCCGAAGTGGGGCTACCAATCGCGGATTTCTTCATCTGGTTTGATGATGTTGAATATACAAAGCGCTTGGCAAAAAGCTATCTCGGCGTGTATGTGCTCGATAGCATGGTTCATCATGATCTAGCCGAAAATAAAGGGGTCAATTTCGGGCTCATCAATAAAAGCAATGTCTGGAAATACAAGTATGGTTCGCGCAATCAGGCTTATTACCACAAGACCCATGGCTTCTTTAATTGGCTCGAATTCCTGTATAACACGCACCGGGCCATGAAACGCGCCAAAGTTCCCAAAAGCCTTAAAGCTCAGATC
It encodes the following:
- the dhaL gene encoding dihydroxyacetone kinase subunit DhaL, with product MSLSKKNHTTKKIMNKPEVIIPEMIEGMLLAHPDLLKLEGKTGRAVVAVDGPRDGKVGIVVGGGSGHEPAFAGYVGRGLADAAAVGNVFASPSPEHIKEAAMAADGGAGIVFLYGNYTGDVLNFDMAAEECAEIGIDVRSVAVTDDVASAPRDKKAERRGIAGDFFVFKIAGAAADQGRSLQEVADAARHANASTFSMGVALSACSMPQTLHPNFEIGPDEMEIGMGVHGEPGMRRAKIETAEEITDELMGLILDEMAPEEGEELAVLVNGLGATGLMELYLIHRRVAQILSGKKIRIHHSWVGEYCTSMEMAGASVTLIKLDEDLKSLLDHPCHTPALTVGGTPQPIIGATRTTRDYQDASRIDAIDRTKLKTDGIVTPEGFRVMMKAAGAAIAREKDRLSELDGVIGDGDHGVTMDIGWSAVLEVLVSAPKEDTISQICTKSAKAFLDAVGASSGPLYAGAFNSAGKAVADRLNLDAPSLAAWVEGMLKGILGRGGASAGDKTMIDAWTPAAETALKAAKEGSNEYEVLEAASLGARNGADATRDMESRRGRSKKLGARSVGHIDPGAESTHVMLKAMHEALTSLKP
- a CDS encoding SMP-30/gluconolactonase/LRE family protein — encoded protein: MILDHLEVIDPRFKKLILLNTHLEKLWQGARWMEGPAWFGAGRYLLFSDIPNCRMMRYDDTDGSVSEFRNPSNNSNGNTMDRQGRLITCEHLGRRLVRTEYDGSLTVLADNYQGKKLNSPNDVIVDSKGIIWFSDPSYGIDWEYEGAKRDHEIGSNNVYRLDPTDGKLEPVATDFIQPNGLAFSPDETILYIADTGSTHVDGGPAHIRKFRVEGSRLTGGEIFATCTAGLFDGFRVDCHGNIWSSSAEGVHCLSPDGTLIGKIKVPEVVSNVCFGGPKRNRLFICGTTSLYATFLNTKGATI
- a CDS encoding glycosyltransferase family 4 protein, translating into MLKFHDTNLEFDFDRHVKNLKKRVQDRAISDAALYSVVFPNKTVHIFYFLEDNQLCGMPEIHSFESVTSDIFEGNYFHHITVSPNKQGGKKDEENSFEDGDIYVALPFAENPNFNACVKGPKRRLHNYVYHRFPEFYDSRRQKFFDEQAITLKKRETHGKIEKQVSIFNPMAYMGGQIKNAKSIAQQLNPEGRPVAVIGMHWLDTGGAESCALEALEAAHEAGFLTICITDRRGKEILYNRADKASDYIFQLDSTLPDNLWRQFYSNLLYLLDVKILHIHHCASMFENLPLIKAISPKTKVISSTHIIEFQDSGYCRISGVYANYIDIQHVISKELSAYYAEEFQVTKDKIDLSYLVHGESRIEEPHPKPHKALREKCRLLFVGRMAQQKRPYLIANIAQKLMKEKLDFSITMVGGGDMLELTQKHAENLGVDHLIDFRGNLDHQAVKEQMNNHHILLLPSQNEGLALVCYEATMAGVVAISCDVGSQNELISEELLVSRHTYSCIKETANAVKRLASDESFYTAAFSEQVKKFNIIAGSKNYDQFLREQYK
- a CDS encoding glycosyltransferase family 2 protein, with product MKNFRIAAVVVTFNRIDKLKIVLEKILAQTLPVETIVVVDNASTDGTDQYLTELSSQNEKVKHLRLEKNLGGAGGFNKGMKLAYEIGSDYIWIMDDDCYAYDDALERLVDGWTHLYKLSGHMPGFACSLVKWHDTICEMNVPETVWDWPRFFSHENQPYALVKHCSFVSVLVHRKRVSEVGLPIADFFIWFDDVEYTKRLAKSYLGVYVLDSMVHHDLAENKGVNFGLINKSNVWKYKYGSRNQAYYHKTHGFFNWLEFLYNTHRAMKRAKVPKSLKAQIYKSIFEGLRMKVEIEHVS